Proteins found in one Brachypodium distachyon strain Bd21 chromosome 5, Brachypodium_distachyon_v3.0, whole genome shotgun sequence genomic segment:
- the LOC100821787 gene encoding probable L-type lectin-domain containing receptor kinase S.5, whose product MTAVHNNIIRCSTFLVVLCTACSSLQFTYPSFDDTTNESDFSFTPGTAISNGSLHITPNTGNLRHRSGRVVYARETLKLWNSNRTALTSFRTEFTLNILPLERNGTGEGMAFFLTNNPSLPRDSSGQWLGLSNKQTDGAAANRIVAVEFDTRRSVEAGDIDGNHFGVDNNGVKLMWQYPLSNLSIVLASGVDVWVGLTYDGATVSVQAVQEGRTFAYSWLADLSPYLLDDDIFFGFSASNGESPQLNQIRSWNFSTYGEAIAGADDDEGRYRRQSLILAVSIPLAMFALFVALLVWRRLTRQTRLAYRNLEKMIDAHGPVRFKLRELRKATAGFSTARKLGRGRSGTVYLGYLSRMSMEVAVKRVSTNVNSNRGEKEFVAEVNTISKLSHRNLVKLIGWCHNKGELLLVYEYFPMGSLDKLLYARPSSRAAATPPSSTTTGQTNTSASDPELTWERRYRIIRGVASALDYLHHGSSKRILHRDVKASNVMLDEEYNARLGDFGLARVISHDGVTHHSTQAVAGTRGYMAYESFFTGRASLDTDVFAFGVFVMEVVSGKSPCSSVLCHSDDSRGESRAGSHSRPAPMYIVDWTWRLYGEGKALHVADEVLGGMYDEAQVDRAVRLALACCHPNPRERPSMRTAVQVLIDGAPAPEPPFDKPAFVWPPGGNQQEMELPDVGLLFTGGAGQHRHSSFGSISCSISGR is encoded by the coding sequence ATGACCGCCGTCCACAACAACATCATCAGGTGTTCAACATTCCTCGTCGTCCTATGCACAGCCTGCAGCTCCTTGCAGTTCACATACCCGAGCTTCGACGACACAACCAACGAGTCCGATTTCAGCTTCACCCCGGGCACCGCAATCTCGAACGGCTCCCTGCACATCACGCCCAACACCGGGAACCTCCGCCACCGGTCGGGGAGAGTGGTGTACGCGCGGGAAACCCTCAAGCTGTGGAACAGCAACCGCACGGCGCTGACTTCGTTCAGGACAGAGTTCACGCTCAACATCCTCCCGCTGGAACGGAACGGGACAGGGGAAGGCATGGCCTTCTTCCTCACCAACAACCCGTCGCTGCCCCGCGACAGCAGCGGGCAGTGGCTGGGCTTGTCCAACAAGCAGACGGACGGCGCCGCGGCGAACCGGATCGTGGCCGTCGAGTTCGACACGCGGCGGAGCGTCGAGGCCGGCGACATCGACGGCAACCACTTCGGAGTCGACAACAACGGCGTGAAGTTGATGTGGCAGTACCCGCTCAGCAACCTCTCCATCGTGCTCGCCAGCGGGGTCGACGTGTGGGTCGGGCTCACGTACGACGGCGCCACGGTAAGCGTCCAGGCGGTGCAGGAAGGGAGGACGTTCGCGTACTCTTGGCTGGCCGATCTGTCGCCGTATCTCCTGGACgatgatatattttttgggttttCGGCTTCCAACGGCGAGTCCCCGCAGTTGAATCAGATCAGGTCCTGGAATTTCAGCACATACGGCGAAGCGAttgccggcgccgacgacgatgagggGAGGTACCGGAGGCAGAGCTTGATTCTCGCCGTGTCGATTCCGCTTGCCATGTTTGCGTTgttcgtggcgctgctcgtgTGGAGAAGGCTGACGCGGCAGACTAGGCTCGCGTACCGGAACCTGGAGAAGATGATCGACGCGCACGGTCCGGTGAGGTTCAAGCTGAGGGAGCTGAGGAAGGCGACGGCAGGGTTCAGCACGGCGCGCAAGCTGGGGCGAGGCCGGTCCGGCACCGTGTACCTGGGATACCTGAGCAGGATGAGCATGGAGGTGGCCGTGAAGCGCGTGTCGACGAACGTCAACTCCAACCGGGGCGAGAAGGAGTTCGTGGCGGAGGTGAACACCATCAGCAAGCTCTCCCACCGCAACCTCGTGAAGCTCATTGGGTGGTGCCACAACAAGGGCGAGCTGCTCCTCGTCTACGAGTACTTCCCCATGGGCAGCCTCGACAAGCTCCTCTACGCCAGACCAAGCAGCAgagccgccgccacgccaCCGTCGTCGACAACGACGGGTCAGACGAACACGAGCGCCAGCGATCCGGAGCTGACGTGGGAGCGGAGGTACAGGATCATCCGGGGCGTGGCGTCGGCGCTGGACTACCTGCACCACGGGAGCAGCAAGCGGATCCTGCACAGGGACGTCAAGGCCAGCAACGTGATGCTGGACGAGGAGTACAATGCGCGGCTGGGCGACTTCGGCCTGGCGCGCGTCATCAGCCACGACGGCGTCACGCACCACTCCACGCAGGCCGTGGCCGGCACGCGCGGATACATGGCGTACGAGAGCTTCTTCACCGGACGCGCCAGCCTCGAcaccgacgtgttcgccttcGGGGTCTTCGTCATGGAGGTGGTCAGCGGGAAGAGCCCCTGCAGCTCCGTGTTGTGCCACAGCGACGACAGCCGAGGCGAGTCAAGAGCGGGATCTCATTCTCGCCCTGCGCCCATGTACATTGTGGACTGGACGTGGAGGCTCTACGGCGAGGGGAAGGCGCTGCATGTTGCCGACGAGGTGCTCGGCGGAATGTACGACGAGGCGCAGGTGGACCGCGCGGTGAGGCTGGCCTTGGCGTGCTGCCACCCGAACCCGAGGGAGAGGCCGTCCATGAGGACGGCCGTGCAGGTGCTCATCGACGGAGCACCCGCGCCGGAGCCCCCGTTTGATAAGCCTGCGTTTGTTTGGCCTCCGGGAGGGAATCAGCAGGAGATGGAGTTGCCGGACGTTGGGTTGCTCTTCACGGGAGGGGCAGGGCAGCACAGGCACAGCAGCTTTGGTTCCATAAGCTGTTCCATCTCAGGGAGGTGA
- the LOC100822098 gene encoding probable E3 ubiquitin-protein ligase ATL44 produces MQQPMVATARRLLQAPPAGTPGGPIADRDIIIILASLLCALICVLSIGLVARCSCSRRVGLGASPAANRGVKKEVLRAIPTVPYAAAAGSKSAAAGEEEGAAAAPECAICLAEFEDGEAIRVLPQCGHWFHAACIDKWLRGHSSCPSCRRILAVKLPAGEWCRRCGARPDPAGGSWKQPAAHYSEMPPFLP; encoded by the coding sequence ATGCAGCAGCCCATGGTGGCCACGGCGAGGAGGCTTCTAcaggcgccgccggcgggcaccccgggCGGGCCCATCGCCGACAgggacatcatcatcatcctcgccTCGCTCCTCTGCGCGCTCATCTGCGTCCTCAGCATCGGCCTCGTCGCGCGCTGCTCGTGCTCTCGCCGCGTCGGCCTCGGCGCGAGCCCGGCCGCCAACAGGGGCGTCAAGAAGGAGGTGCTCCGCGCGATCCCCACCGTGCCgtacgccgccgctgccggcagCAAatcggcggccgcgggggaggaggaaggcgcggcggcggcgccggagtgCGCCATCTGCCTCGCGGAGTTCGAGGACGGCGAGGCCATCCGCGTGCTGCCGCAGTGCGGGCACTGGTTCCACGCCGCCTGCATCGACAAGTGGCTCCGCGGCCACTCGTCCTGCCCTTCCTGCCGCCGGATCCTGGCCGTCAAGCTGCCGGCAGGGGAGTGgtgccgccgctgcggcgcgCGGCCCGATCCGGCCGGAGGAAGCTGGAAGCAACCTGCCGCTCACTACAGCGAGATGCCGCCCTTCCTGCCGTAG
- the LOC100845655 gene encoding signal recognition particle 19 kDa protein isoform X1: MDVGGRDGGSSIKKWDIIYPVYLNSKKTVAEGRRIAAAKACADPTCNEILDSCAYLKIPCKIEQDKAYPRDFFQRGRVRVQLKNEAGSPVNPAIRTSDLSVGELRRCGF; this comes from the exons ATGGACGTCGGCGGCAGAGACGGCGGGAGCAGCATCAAGAAGTGGGACATCATCTACCCGGTGTACCTCAACTCCAAGAAGACTGTCGCCGAGGGCCGCCGCATTGCCGCCGCCAAGGCATGCGCCGACCCAACCTGCAACGAGATCTTGGACAGCTGCGCCTACCTCAAGATCCCTTGCAAGATTGAG CAGGACAAGGCGTATCCGCGAGATTTCTTTCAGAGGGGGAGGGTGAGGGTGCAGCTCAAGAATGAAGCCGGATCCCCAGTCAATCCTGCAATTAGAACAA GTGATTTATCTGTAGGCGAATTGAGAAGATGTGGTTTCTAG
- the LOC100845655 gene encoding signal recognition particle 19 kDa protein isoform X2, translating to MDVGGRDGGSSIKKWDIIYPVYLNSKKTVAEGRRIAAAKACADPTCNEILDSCAYLKIPCKIEDKAYPRDFFQRGRVRVQLKNEAGSPVNPAIRTSDLSVGELRRCGF from the exons ATGGACGTCGGCGGCAGAGACGGCGGGAGCAGCATCAAGAAGTGGGACATCATCTACCCGGTGTACCTCAACTCCAAGAAGACTGTCGCCGAGGGCCGCCGCATTGCCGCCGCCAAGGCATGCGCCGACCCAACCTGCAACGAGATCTTGGACAGCTGCGCCTACCTCAAGATCCCTTGCAAGATTGAG GACAAGGCGTATCCGCGAGATTTCTTTCAGAGGGGGAGGGTGAGGGTGCAGCTCAAGAATGAAGCCGGATCCCCAGTCAATCCTGCAATTAGAACAA GTGATTTATCTGTAGGCGAATTGAGAAGATGTGGTTTCTAG
- the LOC100845655 gene encoding signal recognition particle 19 kDa protein isoform X3, with protein MDVGGRDGGSSIKKWDIIYPVYLNSKKTVAEGRRIAAAKACADPTCNEILDSCAYLKIPCKIEVLMYSAGQGVSARFLSEGEGEGAAQE; from the exons ATGGACGTCGGCGGCAGAGACGGCGGGAGCAGCATCAAGAAGTGGGACATCATCTACCCGGTGTACCTCAACTCCAAGAAGACTGTCGCCGAGGGCCGCCGCATTGCCGCCGCCAAGGCATGCGCCGACCCAACCTGCAACGAGATCTTGGACAGCTGCGCCTACCTCAAGATCCCTTGCAAGATTGAG GTGTTGATGTATTCAGCAGGACAAGGCGTATCCGCGAGATTTCTTTCAGAGGGGGAGGGTGAGGGTGCAGCTCAAGAATGA